From the genome of Streptomyces sp. NBC_01317, one region includes:
- a CDS encoding ricin-type beta-trefoil lectin domain protein: MARSSAQGRRLTRVLLAGALATAGLTGLSAGPAQAAGEQVNIYLTTTSDARGRVVTRGLQQQTPVNFQAGNGGSGTNVTVDENTRYQTFTGGGASFTDTAAYLMKESGALSQATLDATMRKLFSPTDGIGLSFNRNPMGGSDLARFGYTYDDVPAGQTDPTLSKFSIAHDLRAVLPLTKQAKQLNPAMTNVASPWTAPAWMKDNGQLNGGWLKAENYGTYADYFVKYLQAYRDQGIPIDYVTAQNEPTCCSSYPSMSWNGSGLAFFTKSNLLPKLQAAGLPTKVLAHDWNWDTYDAYAAETVNDPAVRNHPNFGGVAWHGYGGDIAKQTTVHNQYPTMDAFQTEHSGGEWIANQQREDMNNIIDYTRNWAKSVTKWSLAVDQNRGPHNGGCGTCDGLITVHNGDSRHGQVDYNIEYYTMGHLTKFVKPGASRISSTASGTVPNVAWRNTDGSKALIAYNDGTAAQTLRVNWGGQNFSYSLPGKTSATFTWSGTQAGGGGGTGATGTFRGLADKCLDAAAGSSANGTAVQLYDCNGSTAQNWTVGTDNTIRTLGKCLDVTAASTADGAKVQLYDCNGSAAQQFTYNSGSGDIVNLGANKCLDVTGNSSANGARAQIWTCTGASNQKWRLQ; encoded by the coding sequence ATGGCGAGATCGAGTGCTCAAGGACGGCGTCTGACGAGGGTCCTCCTCGCGGGCGCCCTGGCCACGGCCGGGCTCACCGGCCTGTCCGCCGGGCCGGCCCAGGCCGCCGGCGAGCAGGTCAACATCTATCTGACGACCACGAGCGACGCGCGCGGCCGGGTCGTCACCCGGGGTCTCCAGCAGCAGACCCCCGTCAACTTCCAGGCGGGCAACGGCGGCAGCGGCACGAACGTGACCGTCGACGAGAACACCCGCTACCAGACGTTCACGGGCGGCGGCGCGTCCTTCACCGACACCGCCGCGTACCTGATGAAGGAGAGCGGCGCGCTCTCGCAGGCGACCCTCGACGCCACGATGAGGAAGCTCTTCTCCCCCACCGACGGCATCGGGCTCTCCTTCAACCGGAACCCGATGGGCGGCTCCGACCTCGCCCGCTTCGGCTACACGTACGACGACGTGCCGGCGGGTCAGACGGACCCCACGCTGTCGAAGTTCTCGATCGCCCACGACCTCCGGGCCGTGCTGCCGCTGACCAAGCAGGCGAAGCAGCTGAATCCGGCCATGACCAACGTGGCGTCGCCCTGGACCGCCCCCGCCTGGATGAAGGACAACGGGCAGCTCAACGGCGGCTGGCTGAAGGCGGAGAACTACGGCACGTACGCCGACTACTTCGTCAAGTACCTCCAGGCGTACCGCGACCAGGGCATCCCGATCGACTACGTCACGGCGCAGAACGAGCCGACGTGCTGCTCCAGTTACCCGTCGATGAGCTGGAACGGCTCCGGCCTGGCGTTCTTCACCAAGAGCAACCTGCTGCCCAAGCTCCAGGCCGCCGGCCTGCCCACCAAGGTGCTGGCGCACGACTGGAACTGGGACACGTACGACGCGTACGCCGCGGAGACCGTGAACGACCCGGCGGTCCGCAACCACCCGAACTTCGGCGGGGTCGCCTGGCACGGCTACGGCGGCGACATCGCCAAGCAGACCACCGTGCACAACCAGTACCCGACGATGGACGCGTTCCAGACGGAGCACTCCGGTGGCGAGTGGATCGCCAACCAGCAGCGCGAGGACATGAACAACATCATCGACTACACCCGTAACTGGGCGAAGTCGGTGACCAAGTGGTCCCTCGCGGTGGACCAGAACCGCGGTCCCCACAACGGCGGTTGCGGCACCTGCGACGGTCTGATCACGGTCCACAACGGCGACAGCCGGCACGGCCAGGTCGACTACAACATCGAGTACTACACGATGGGCCACCTGACGAAGTTCGTGAAGCCGGGCGCCTCGCGGATCTCCTCCACCGCGAGCGGCACCGTCCCGAACGTGGCCTGGCGCAACACGGACGGCTCGAAGGCGCTGATCGCGTACAACGACGGCACCGCGGCGCAGACCCTGCGCGTCAACTGGGGCGGCCAGAACTTCAGTTACTCGCTCCCCGGCAAGACCTCGGCCACGTTCACCTGGTCGGGCACCCAGGCGGGCGGCGGGGGCGGCACCGGTGCGACGGGCACCTTCCGGGGCCTCGCCGACAAGTGCCTGGACGCGGCGGCCGGTTCGAGCGCCAACGGCACCGCCGTGCAGCTCTACGACTGCAACGGCTCGACGGCCCAGAACTGGACCGTCGGCACGGACAACACCATCAGGACGCTCGGCAAGTGCCTGGACGTGACGGCGGCCTCCACGGCGGACGGCGCGAAGGTGCAGTTGTACGACTGCAACGGCTCCGCGGCCCAGCAGTTCACGTACAACTCCGGATCGGGCGACATCGTCAACCTCGGGGCGAACAAGTGCCTGGACGTGACGGGGAACTCGTCGGCGAACGGGGCCCGCGCGCAGATCTGGACCTGCACCGGGGCGTCCAACCAGAAGTGGCGCCTCCAGTAG
- the cimA gene encoding citramalate synthase, with the protein MTTESTGPTGNDDSFHVFDTTLRDGAQREGINLTVADKLAIARYLDEFGVGFIEGGWPGANPRDTEFFARARQEIDFRHAQLVAFGSTRRPGAKASEDPQVRALVESGAPVVTLVAKSHDRHVELALRTTLDENLAMIRDTVSYLRGQDRRVFVDCEHFFDGYRANPEYAKSVVRAAAEAGADVVVLCDTNGGMLPAQIQAVVATVLADTGARLGIHAQDDTGCAVANTLAAVDAGATHVQCTANGYGERVGNANLFPVVAALELKYDQRVLPPGALAEMTRISHAIAEVVNLVPSTHQPYVGVSAFAHKAGLHASAIKVDPDLYQHIAPELVGNTMRMLVSDMAGRASIELKGKELGVDLGGDRDLVARVVGRVKERELQGYTYEAADASFELLLREEAEGKPRVYFRTESWRAIVEDRPDGTHANEATVKIWAKGERIVATAEGNGPVNALDRAMRVGLERIYPQLAKFQLVDYKVRILEGKHGTDSTTRVLVTTSDGTAEWATLGVAENVIAASWQALEDAYTYGLLRAGAEPAE; encoded by the coding sequence ATGACCACAGAGTCCACGGGGCCCACGGGGAACGACGACAGTTTTCATGTCTTCGACACGACGCTGCGGGACGGCGCCCAGCGCGAAGGCATCAACCTGACGGTCGCCGACAAGCTGGCCATCGCACGCTACCTGGACGAATTCGGCGTGGGCTTCATCGAGGGCGGCTGGCCGGGGGCCAACCCGCGCGACACCGAGTTCTTCGCCCGGGCCCGGCAGGAGATCGACTTCCGGCACGCCCAGCTCGTCGCCTTCGGCTCCACCCGCCGCCCCGGCGCCAAGGCCTCCGAGGACCCGCAGGTCAGGGCGCTCGTGGAGTCCGGCGCCCCGGTGGTCACCCTGGTCGCCAAGTCGCACGACCGCCATGTCGAACTGGCGCTGCGCACCACCCTCGACGAGAACCTCGCGATGATCCGCGACACCGTGTCGTACCTGCGCGGGCAGGACCGCCGCGTCTTCGTCGACTGCGAGCACTTCTTCGACGGCTACCGCGCCAACCCCGAGTACGCCAAGTCCGTCGTACGGGCCGCCGCCGAGGCCGGCGCCGATGTCGTGGTCCTCTGCGACACGAACGGCGGCATGCTGCCCGCCCAGATCCAGGCCGTCGTCGCCACCGTCCTCGCCGACACCGGCGCCCGGCTCGGCATCCACGCCCAGGACGACACGGGCTGCGCCGTCGCCAACACCCTCGCCGCCGTCGACGCGGGCGCCACCCACGTCCAGTGCACGGCCAACGGCTACGGCGAGCGCGTCGGCAACGCCAACCTCTTCCCGGTCGTCGCCGCGCTGGAGCTCAAGTACGACCAGCGGGTCCTGCCCCCCGGCGCGCTCGCCGAGATGACCCGGATCTCGCACGCGATCGCCGAGGTCGTCAACCTCGTCCCCTCCACCCACCAGCCGTACGTGGGGGTCTCGGCCTTCGCCCACAAGGCCGGCCTGCACGCCTCCGCGATCAAGGTCGACCCCGACCTGTACCAGCACATCGCCCCCGAGCTGGTCGGCAACACCATGCGGATGCTGGTCTCCGACATGGCGGGCCGCGCCTCCATCGAACTCAAGGGCAAGGAGCTGGGCGTCGACCTCGGCGGCGACCGCGACCTGGTCGCGCGGGTGGTCGGCCGGGTCAAGGAGCGCGAGCTCCAGGGGTACACGTACGAGGCCGCCGACGCCTCCTTCGAGCTGCTGCTGCGCGAGGAGGCCGAGGGGAAGCCGCGCGTCTACTTCCGTACGGAGTCCTGGCGGGCGATCGTCGAGGACCGCCCCGACGGCACCCACGCCAACGAGGCCACGGTGAAGATCTGGGCGAAGGGCGAGCGGATCGTCGCCACCGCCGAGGGGAACGGCCCGGTCAACGCGCTGGACCGGGCGATGCGGGTCGGCCTGGAGCGGATCTACCCGCAGCTCGCCAAGTTCCAGCTGGTGGACTACAAGGTCCGCATCCTGGAGGGCAAGCACGGCACCGACTCCACCACGCGGGTGCTGGTCACCACGTCGGACGGCACGGCCGAGTGGGCCACGCTCGGGGTCGCGGAGAACGTCATCGCGGCGTCCTGGCAGGCGCTGGAGGACGCGTACACGTACGGTCTGCTGCGGGCCGGGGCCGAGCCGGCCGAGTGA
- a CDS encoding branched-chain amino acid aminotransferase, producing the protein MTTPTTTLELKPSAHPLSDAERERILANPGFGRYFTDNMVTVKWTEGRGWHDAELVPYAPLSIDPANMTLHYAQTIFEGLKAYRQVDGSVATFRPEENARRFQRSARRMAMPELPVETFVAAVDALIHQDRAWVPGVGEESLYIRPFMFATEVGVGVRPANEFLFMVIASPAGAYFAGGVKPVSVWLSEEYVRAAPGGTGEAKAGGNYAASLIAQAEATKHGCDQVVWLDATERRWIEEMGTNNLFFVYGDKLMTPELTGTLLAGVTRDSVLKIAADLGYEVTEGRLTVDDWRTGNADGSLTEVFACGTAAVITPVGTVHSARGGWTVADGRPGEVTMKMRKALLEIQSGAAPDAHGWRHEVA; encoded by the coding sequence ATGACCACGCCCACGACCACCCTGGAGCTCAAGCCCTCCGCGCACCCGCTGTCCGACGCCGAGCGGGAGCGGATCCTCGCCAACCCCGGGTTCGGCCGCTACTTCACCGACAACATGGTGACGGTGAAGTGGACCGAGGGCCGCGGCTGGCACGATGCCGAGCTGGTGCCGTACGCCCCGCTGTCGATCGACCCGGCGAACATGACCCTGCACTACGCGCAGACGATCTTCGAGGGACTCAAGGCGTACCGGCAGGTGGACGGCTCCGTCGCCACCTTCCGCCCGGAGGAGAACGCGCGCCGCTTCCAGCGCTCCGCGCGCCGGATGGCGATGCCCGAGCTGCCCGTGGAGACGTTCGTCGCCGCGGTGGACGCGCTCATCCACCAGGACCGCGCGTGGGTGCCCGGCGTCGGTGAGGAATCCCTCTACATCCGGCCGTTCATGTTCGCGACGGAGGTCGGTGTCGGCGTGCGGCCGGCCAACGAGTTCCTCTTCATGGTCATCGCGTCCCCGGCCGGGGCGTACTTCGCCGGCGGGGTGAAGCCGGTCTCCGTCTGGCTGTCCGAGGAATACGTGCGCGCGGCCCCCGGAGGCACGGGCGAGGCGAAGGCCGGCGGCAACTACGCCGCATCCCTCATCGCCCAGGCCGAGGCCACGAAGCACGGCTGCGACCAGGTGGTCTGGCTGGACGCGACGGAGCGGCGCTGGATCGAGGAGATGGGCACCAACAACCTCTTCTTCGTGTACGGCGACAAGCTCATGACGCCCGAGCTGACCGGCACCCTCCTCGCCGGCGTCACCCGCGACTCGGTCCTGAAGATCGCCGCCGACCTCGGGTACGAGGTGACGGAGGGCCGCCTGACCGTCGACGACTGGCGCACCGGCAACGCCGACGGCTCGCTCACCGAGGTGTTCGCGTGCGGCACCGCCGCCGTTATCACCCCCGTCGGTACGGTCCACTCCGCGCGCGGCGGCTGGACGGTGGCGGACGGCCGCCCCGGCGAGGTCACGATGAAGATGCGCAAGGCCCTGCTGGAGATCCAGTCGGGCGCCGCGCCGGACGCCCACGGCTGGCGGCACGAGGTCGCCTGA
- a CDS encoding 3-isopropylmalate dehydrogenase, whose amino-acid sequence MSRSINLAVIPGDGIGQEVVAQGLKVLRAVLPQDVKLETKEYDLGAGRWHRTGETLPDADLEALKGHDALLLGAIGDPTVPSGVLERGLLLKLRFAFDHYVNLRPSKLFPNTATPLAGRPAIDFVVVREGTEGPYTGNGGSLRTGTPAEVATEVSLNTAYGVERVVRDAYARAAARPRKKLTLVHKNNVLVYAGHLWKNIFDRVGQEFPEVTTDYLHVDAATIFFVTQPERFDVIVTDNLFGDILTDLAAAISGGIGLAASANINPDRTFPSMFEPVHGSAPDIAGQGKADPTATVLSVALLLRHLGLDAEAVRIEEAVAADLAGRDGSAAARTTDEIGDALAVRVAS is encoded by the coding sequence ATGTCTCGCAGCATCAATCTCGCAGTGATCCCCGGTGACGGCATCGGTCAGGAGGTCGTCGCCCAGGGCCTCAAGGTCCTGCGTGCCGTCCTCCCGCAGGATGTGAAGCTGGAGACCAAGGAGTACGACCTCGGCGCGGGCCGCTGGCACCGGACCGGGGAGACCCTCCCGGACGCGGACCTCGAAGCCCTCAAGGGCCACGACGCCCTCCTGCTCGGCGCGATCGGCGACCCGACCGTGCCGTCCGGCGTCCTGGAGCGCGGGCTCCTCCTCAAGCTGCGCTTCGCCTTCGACCACTACGTGAACCTGCGTCCGTCGAAGCTGTTCCCGAACACCGCGACCCCGCTGGCCGGCCGCCCCGCCATCGACTTCGTCGTCGTCCGCGAGGGCACCGAAGGCCCGTACACGGGCAACGGCGGCTCGCTGCGCACCGGCACACCCGCCGAGGTGGCCACCGAAGTGAGCCTCAACACGGCGTACGGCGTGGAGCGGGTCGTCAGGGACGCGTACGCGCGCGCCGCCGCCCGCCCCCGCAAGAAGCTGACGCTGGTCCACAAGAACAACGTCCTCGTCTACGCCGGCCACCTGTGGAAGAACATCTTCGACCGGGTGGGCCAGGAGTTCCCCGAGGTCACCACCGACTATCTGCACGTCGACGCCGCGACGATCTTCTTCGTCACCCAGCCCGAGCGCTTCGACGTGATCGTGACCGACAACCTCTTCGGTGACATCCTCACCGACCTGGCCGCCGCCATCAGCGGGGGCATCGGACTGGCCGCGTCCGCGAACATCAATCCGGACCGTACGTTCCCCTCGATGTTCGAGCCGGTGCACGGCTCAGCGCCCGACATTGCGGGCCAGGGGAAGGCCGACCCCACCGCCACCGTCCTCTCCGTCGCCCTCCTGCTGCGCCACCTCGGCCTCGACGCCGAGGCCGTCCGGATCGAGGAGGCCGTCGCGGCCGACCTCGCCGGGCGTGACGGTTCCGCGGCCGCGCGGACGACCGACGAGATCGGTGACGCGCTCGCCGTACGCGTAGCGAGCTGA
- a CDS encoding DUF1206 domain-containing protein, which translates to MDAQTVSRSGQGKARQAANSSVMDGAARWGFAARGVIYLLIGVLALRIAFGGGGEQADRGGALAELAKQPMGSVLLWVLGIGLVGMALWRLSEAIVGAAGPDGRKPGKRLMSAGRFVFYGFVAYSVLAFAAGEKSSGSGSGDQQSQDITARALNWPGGQWIVGIAGAGIVVAGLWVGTRAVMRSYHKHLKLGEMSRRTRQLVDVTGVGGGAGRGILFAAIGGFVIQAAVTYEPDKAKGFDDTLRSFTETPAGPWLLALVATGLVLFGVFSFAMARWRRV; encoded by the coding sequence ATGGACGCACAGACGGTTTCACGCAGTGGCCAGGGCAAGGCGCGACAGGCGGCGAACAGCTCGGTGATGGACGGCGCGGCCCGCTGGGGCTTCGCCGCGCGGGGCGTGATCTACCTGCTCATCGGGGTCCTGGCGCTGCGGATCGCCTTCGGCGGGGGCGGGGAGCAGGCCGACCGCGGGGGCGCGCTCGCCGAGCTGGCGAAGCAGCCGATGGGGTCGGTCCTGCTCTGGGTCCTCGGGATCGGACTCGTCGGGATGGCGCTGTGGCGGCTCTCGGAGGCGATCGTGGGCGCGGCGGGCCCCGACGGCCGGAAGCCGGGCAAGCGGCTGATGTCGGCGGGCCGCTTCGTCTTCTACGGTTTTGTCGCCTACTCGGTCCTGGCGTTCGCCGCCGGGGAGAAGAGCAGCGGCAGCGGGTCCGGCGACCAGCAGTCGCAGGACATCACCGCGAGGGCGCTGAACTGGCCCGGCGGCCAGTGGATCGTGGGGATCGCCGGCGCGGGCATAGTCGTCGCCGGCCTGTGGGTCGGGACGCGCGCGGTGATGCGCTCGTACCACAAGCACCTGAAGCTCGGTGAGATGTCCCGCAGGACCCGGCAGCTGGTCGACGTGACGGGCGTCGGCGGGGGTGCGGGGCGCGGGATCCTGTTCGCCGCGATCGGCGGGTTCGTGATCCAGGCGGCGGTGACGTACGAGCCGGACAAGGCCAAGGGCTTCGACGACACGCTGCGTTCGTTCACCGAGACCCCGGCCGGCCCGTGGCTGCTGGCCCTCGTCGCGACGGGGCTGGTGCTGTTCGGTGTCTTCTCGTTCGCGATGGCCCGCTGGCGCCGGGTCTGA
- the pruA gene encoding L-glutamate gamma-semialdehyde dehydrogenase — protein MDAVTQVPTPVNEPVHGYAPGSPERALLEAKLKELAENPVDLPMTIGGVKRMGGGARVDVVQPHRHEAVLGTFAGATEQDAQDAVDAALAAAPAWRAMAFDDRAAIILRAAELLAGPWRETLAAATMLGQSKTAQQAEIDCPCELVDFWRFNVSYARDLLAEQPPANSPGVWNRLDHRPLEGFVYAITPFNFSAIAGNLPTAPALMGNVVVWKPSPTQTLAAVLLMELLEEAGLPKGVINLVTGDGIAVSEVALRHRDLAGIHFTGSTKTFQHLWKTVGENIETYRSYPRIVGETGGKDFVVAHPSADPAILKTALTRGSFEYQGQKCSASSRAYIPASIWDDGFKERFAAEVDSLTMGDVTDLGHFMGAVIDERAFAKNKAAIDRAAADPTCTIVAGGTYDDSVGYFVRPTVIVCTDPENEVFTTEYFGPILAVHVYDDADYESVLTQLESVSAYALTGSVIANDRAAAARTMEKLRYAAGNFYINDKSTGAVVGQQPFGGGRASGTNDKAGAPQNLMRWTLTRAIKETLVPPTDYRYPHMG, from the coding sequence ATGGACGCTGTGACCCAGGTTCCGACGCCGGTCAACGAACCGGTGCACGGCTACGCCCCAGGCTCGCCCGAGCGCGCCCTGCTGGAGGCGAAGCTCAAGGAACTGGCCGAGAACCCCGTCGACCTGCCGATGACCATCGGCGGCGTGAAGCGGATGGGCGGCGGCGCGCGGGTCGACGTCGTCCAGCCCCACCGCCACGAGGCGGTGCTCGGTACGTTCGCCGGCGCCACGGAGCAGGACGCCCAGGACGCGGTCGACGCGGCCCTCGCCGCCGCCCCGGCCTGGCGCGCGATGGCCTTCGACGACCGCGCGGCGATCATCCTGCGCGCCGCCGAGCTGCTGGCGGGCCCCTGGCGCGAGACGCTGGCCGCCGCGACCATGCTCGGCCAGTCGAAGACCGCGCAGCAGGCGGAGATCGACTGTCCCTGCGAGCTGGTCGACTTCTGGCGCTTCAACGTCTCGTACGCCCGTGACCTGCTGGCCGAGCAGCCGCCTGCCAACTCGCCCGGCGTGTGGAACCGGCTCGACCACCGCCCGCTCGAAGGCTTCGTCTACGCGATCACGCCGTTCAACTTCTCCGCCATCGCGGGCAACCTGCCGACCGCGCCCGCGCTGATGGGCAACGTCGTCGTCTGGAAGCCGTCGCCCACCCAGACCCTGGCGGCCGTGCTGCTGATGGAGCTGCTGGAGGAGGCCGGGCTGCCCAAGGGCGTCATCAACCTGGTGACCGGGGACGGGATCGCCGTGTCCGAGGTGGCGCTGCGCCACCGCGACCTGGCCGGCATCCACTTCACCGGCTCGACGAAGACCTTCCAGCACCTGTGGAAGACGGTCGGCGAGAACATCGAGACGTACCGTTCGTACCCCCGGATCGTCGGCGAGACCGGCGGCAAGGACTTTGTCGTCGCCCACCCGAGCGCCGACCCCGCGATCCTCAAGACCGCGCTGACCAGGGGCTCGTTCGAGTACCAGGGCCAGAAGTGCTCCGCGTCCTCGCGCGCGTACATCCCCGCTTCGATCTGGGACGACGGCTTCAAGGAGCGGTTCGCGGCCGAGGTCGACTCGCTCACCATGGGCGACGTCACGGACCTCGGGCACTTCATGGGCGCCGTCATCGACGAGCGCGCCTTCGCGAAGAACAAGGCCGCGATCGACCGCGCCGCCGCCGACCCCACCTGCACGATCGTCGCGGGCGGGACGTACGACGACTCCGTCGGGTACTTCGTCCGCCCGACGGTCATCGTCTGCACGGACCCGGAGAACGAGGTCTTCACGACGGAGTACTTCGGCCCGATCCTCGCCGTGCACGTCTACGACGACGCGGACTACGAGAGCGTGCTGACGCAGCTGGAGTCGGTCTCGGCCTACGCGCTGACCGGCTCGGTCATCGCCAACGACCGCGCGGCGGCGGCCCGGACGATGGAGAAGCTGCGGTACGCGGCCGGCAACTTCTACATCAACGACAAGTCCACGGGTGCCGTCGTCGGCCAGCAGCCCTTCGGCGGCGGGCGCGCGTCCGGCACCAACGACAAGGCGGGCGCCCCGCAGAACCTGATGCGCTGGACGCTGACCCGCGCCATCAAGGAGACGCTGGTCCCGCCGACGGACTACCGCTACCCGCACATGGGCTGA
- a CDS encoding proline dehydrogenase family protein, producing the protein MLGPVILAASRSGSLRRAVSAAPVTKPVVDRFIAGESIEETVPVVRSMAAGGLEVTLDVLGEDITDPAEALRARDAYLRLVEALEPLELGSAAEMSVKLSSFGQALPGGHDLALKNVTAVVEAAAAIGTTVTLDMEDHTTVDSTLAIHAEVRRAFPQTGAVVQSYLFRTEDDCRALSAAGARVRLVKGAYKEPASVAYQDKADVDKAYIRSLRILMEGGGYPMVGSHDPRIIAIAQDLAHRAGRKPDEYEFQMLYGIREAEQLRLAAEGHRMRVYIAYGTDWYGYFMRRLAERPANLAFFLRSVVSRG; encoded by the coding sequence GTGCTGGGTCCCGTGATCCTGGCCGCCTCGCGCAGCGGCTCCCTGCGCCGCGCCGTGTCCGCCGCCCCGGTCACCAAGCCCGTGGTGGACCGTTTCATCGCCGGTGAGTCGATCGAGGAGACGGTCCCCGTCGTCCGGTCCATGGCGGCCGGCGGCCTGGAGGTCACCCTCGACGTCCTCGGCGAGGACATCACCGACCCGGCGGAGGCGCTGCGCGCCCGGGACGCGTACCTGCGGCTGGTCGAGGCCCTGGAGCCGCTGGAACTGGGCTCCGCCGCCGAGATGTCCGTGAAGCTGTCCTCCTTCGGCCAGGCCCTGCCCGGCGGCCACGACCTCGCGCTCAAGAACGTCACCGCCGTCGTCGAGGCCGCCGCCGCGATCGGCACCACGGTCACCCTCGACATGGAGGACCACACCACCGTCGACTCGACGCTCGCCATCCACGCCGAGGTCCGCCGCGCGTTCCCGCAGACCGGCGCCGTCGTCCAGTCGTACCTCTTCCGTACGGAGGACGACTGCCGCGCGCTGTCGGCCGCCGGCGCGCGCGTACGGCTCGTCAAGGGCGCCTACAAGGAGCCCGCTTCCGTCGCGTACCAGGACAAGGCCGACGTCGACAAGGCGTACATCCGGAGCCTGCGGATCCTGATGGAGGGCGGCGGCTACCCCATGGTCGGCTCGCACGACCCCCGGATCATCGCGATCGCCCAGGACCTCGCGCACCGCGCGGGCCGCAAGCCCGACGAGTACGAATTCCAGATGCTGTACGGCATCCGCGAGGCCGAGCAGCTGCGGCTGGCCGCCGAGGGGCACCGGATGCGTGTCTACATCGCGTACGGCACCGACTGGTACGGCTACTTCATGCGCCGCCTCGCCGAGCGCCCCGCCAACCTCGCGTTCTTCCTGCGCTCGGTCGTCAGCCGTGGCTGA
- a CDS encoding PucR family transcriptional regulator: MKGDYQDLVDEISALLGVPATLENRDFGLIAFGAHDTEDDTAMDPVRTRSIVTRKSTPAVRAWFEGFGITRATGPVRIPAAPDAGVFRGRICLPVRHRGMVLGYVWLLDDSDPGPSAARLATAMEVTARIGDLLAEEVKAGTDLARELRAVLTAGPGWQRDTAVTALRTALGPGAEGPHVVVCVAPWRDEEPSVRAVPGTAALCTLPHDGLPYGGEVALALLVRLRSPDALTPALAAVARLRESAGQDTAAGASAPRRGPSDLPAAWHEAVAAARTAVAQPRLGPVAQWPTMGPYRLLTTLPPAPDPAVSPLLTPAHTELARTAEVYLDCAGQAGRTAATLGIHRQTLYYRLSRIEHLTGLNLTSGEDRLLLHMGLKAARL; this comes from the coding sequence ATGAAGGGCGATTACCAGGACCTGGTGGATGAGATCTCGGCGCTGCTCGGCGTCCCCGCGACGCTGGAGAACCGGGATTTCGGGCTGATCGCCTTCGGTGCGCACGACACCGAGGACGACACGGCGATGGACCCCGTCAGGACCCGGTCGATCGTGACGCGGAAGTCGACCCCGGCGGTCCGCGCCTGGTTCGAGGGCTTCGGCATCACGCGGGCCACCGGCCCCGTCCGGATTCCGGCGGCCCCGGACGCGGGGGTCTTCCGGGGCCGGATCTGCCTTCCCGTACGCCACCGGGGCATGGTCCTCGGTTACGTATGGCTGCTGGACGACTCCGACCCTGGCCCGAGCGCCGCCCGGCTGGCGACGGCCATGGAGGTGACCGCCCGGATCGGCGACCTGCTCGCCGAGGAGGTCAAGGCGGGCACGGACCTGGCGCGCGAACTGCGGGCGGTGCTGACCGCCGGGCCCGGCTGGCAGCGCGACACGGCGGTGACCGCGCTGCGCACGGCGCTCGGACCGGGGGCGGAGGGGCCGCACGTGGTGGTGTGCGTGGCGCCGTGGCGCGACGAGGAGCCTTCGGTACGGGCGGTGCCGGGCACGGCAGCCCTCTGCACCCTCCCCCACGACGGGCTCCCGTACGGCGGCGAGGTGGCGCTGGCCCTGCTCGTACGGCTGCGCTCGCCGGACGCCCTCACCCCGGCGCTGGCGGCGGTGGCCCGGCTGCGCGAGAGCGCCGGCCAGGACACGGCGGCGGGCGCCTCGGCCCCCCGGCGCGGCCCGTCCGACCTGCCCGCGGCCTGGCACGAAGCGGTCGCGGCGGCCCGCACGGCGGTGGCCCAGCCCCGCCTGGGCCCGGTCGCCCAGTGGCCGACGATGGGCCCGTACCGCCTCCTCACCACCCTCCCGCCGGCCCCCGACCCCGCGGTGAGCCCCCTCCTGACCCCCGCCCACACCGAACTGGCCCGCACGGCCGAGGTCTACCTCGACTGCGCGGGCCAGGCGGGCCGCACGGCGGCGACCCTGGGCATCCACCGCCAGACGCTCTACTACCGCCTGTCCCGCATCGAACACCTGACGGGCCTGAACCTGACCTCGGGCGAGGACCGCCTGCTGCTGCACATGGGCTTGAAGGCGGCGCGGCTCTAG
- a CDS encoding short chain dehydrogenase, translating to MKILVIGATGTIGRAVADALETEHEVIRASRNGTTRVDLESPASIDVLFGTVGTVDAVICCAASGQLTPLTSPSDDEFTLGLKGKLLGQVALLRRSVNHVRDEGSVILTSGVFQEPTPGGSFGALVNAGLEAFVQAAAIEMPRGLRVNVVSPGWVKETLEKLGTDPRGGTPVKDVAHAYIEVVRGQMQGQTVTPSPR from the coding sequence ATGAAGATCCTCGTGATCGGGGCGACCGGCACCATCGGCCGTGCGGTCGCAGACGCGCTGGAGACCGAGCATGAGGTGATACGGGCTTCACGCAACGGCACCACGCGGGTCGACCTGGAATCACCGGCCTCCATCGACGTCCTTTTCGGCACCGTCGGCACCGTGGACGCGGTCATCTGCTGCGCGGCCAGCGGTCAGCTGACCCCCCTCACATCTCCTTCGGACGACGAATTCACTCTCGGCCTGAAAGGCAAACTGCTGGGACAGGTGGCGTTGCTCCGCCGATCGGTGAATCACGTGAGGGACGAGGGGTCCGTCATCCTCACCAGCGGTGTCTTCCAGGAGCCCACGCCGGGCGGCTCGTTCGGCGCTCTTGTCAACGCCGGACTGGAGGCGTTCGTCCAGGCTGCGGCCATCGAGATGCCCCGCGGGTTGAGAGTGAACGTCGTCAGCCCGGGATGGGTGAAGGAGACGCTCGAAAAGCTGGGTACGGACCCCAGGGGAGGCACACCGGTGAAAGACGTCGCCCACGCCTACATCGAGGTGGTCAGAGGACAGATGCAGGGACAGACCGTGACCCCTTCGCCCCGCTGA